A single genomic interval of Streptococcus suis harbors:
- a CDS encoding ribose-phosphate diphosphokinase encodes MAFTDLKLFALSSNQKLAEQVSKKIGIPLGKSSVRQFSDGEIQVNIEESIRGTHVYILQSTSSPVNDNLMEILIMVDALKRASAESVNVVMPYYGYARQDRKARAREPITSKLVANMLQTAGVNRLLTIDLHAAQIQGFFDIPVDHLMGAPLIADYFERRGMVGDGYVVVSPDHGGVTRARKLAQFLKTPIAIIDKRRSVDKMNTSEVMNIIGDIKDKTCILIDDMIDTAGTICHAADALADAGATAVYASCTHPVLSGPAMDNISKSAIKKLVVLDTIEIAEDRLIDKIEHISTAELLAEAIIRIHEKRPLSPLFEASRVK; translated from the coding sequence ATGGCGTTTACTGACTTAAAATTGTTCGCTCTTTCGTCAAATCAGAAGTTAGCTGAACAGGTGTCGAAAAAAATAGGAATTCCTCTAGGAAAATCAAGTGTTCGTCAATTTTCAGATGGTGAGATTCAGGTAAATATTGAGGAATCCATTCGTGGAACTCACGTGTATATTCTTCAATCCACTAGCTCACCAGTTAATGATAATTTAATGGAGATTTTGATTATGGTCGATGCTCTTAAACGTGCATCTGCTGAATCAGTAAACGTTGTAATGCCTTACTATGGCTATGCACGTCAGGATCGTAAAGCTCGTGCTCGTGAGCCAATCACTTCAAAATTAGTTGCCAATATGTTACAAACAGCGGGAGTCAATCGTTTGTTGACAATTGATTTGCATGCTGCGCAGATTCAGGGATTCTTCGATATTCCTGTTGATCATTTGATGGGTGCTCCATTGATTGCGGATTATTTTGAGCGTCGTGGTATGGTAGGTGATGGCTATGTTGTTGTATCCCCTGACCATGGTGGTGTGACACGTGCCCGTAAGTTAGCACAGTTCTTGAAGACACCGATTGCTATTATTGATAAACGCCGTAGTGTTGATAAGATGAATACATCAGAAGTGATGAACATTATTGGCGATATTAAGGATAAAACTTGTATCTTGATTGATGATATGATTGATACTGCGGGTACCATCTGTCATGCAGCGGATGCTTTGGCAGATGCAGGGGCAACAGCTGTTTATGCTTCATGTACGCACCCAGTATTGTCAGGGCCTGCTATGGATAACATTAGTAAGTCAGCAATTAAGAAATTGGTTGTTCTTGATACAATTGAAATTGCAGAAGATCGCTTAATCGATAAAATCGAACATATTTCAACGGCAGAATTATTAGCGGAAGCGATTATTCGTATTCATGAAAAACGTCCTTTGTCACCTTTGTTTGAGGCGAGTCGTGTTAAATAG
- a CDS encoding pyridoxal phosphate-dependent aminotransferase, which yields MDLLNRFNKNLNRIEVSMIRQFDQSISDVPGILKLTLGEPDFTTPDHVKEAAKAAIDANKSYYTGMAGLLELRQTAAEFVAEKYNLHYNPENEILSTIGATEALSASLVAILEAGDTVLLPAPAYPGYEPIVNMVGADIVEIDTTANDFVLTPEMLEEAIIEQGDKLKAVILNYPANPTGVTYSREQIQAFADVLRKYPVFVLSDEVYAELTYTGQPHTSIAEFLPEQTILIQGLSKSHAMTGWRIGLIMSQAPIIAQIIKSHQYLVTAASTAMQYGAVEALKNGKDDALPMRAEYVKRRDYIIEKMTDLGFKIIKPDGAFYIFAKIPAGYNQDSFSFLQDFARKKAVALIPGAAFGQYGEGYVRISYAASMEKIQTAMARLKEYLEENGTN from the coding sequence ATGGATTTATTAAATCGTTTTAATAAGAATTTGAATCGGATTGAGGTTTCGATGATTCGTCAGTTTGATCAGTCTATTTCGGATGTTCCCGGGATTTTGAAACTGACCTTGGGAGAGCCTGATTTTACAACGCCTGATCATGTTAAAGAAGCGGCTAAGGCTGCTATCGATGCTAACAAGAGTTATTATACTGGAATGGCTGGTCTTTTGGAATTGCGTCAGACAGCAGCTGAGTTTGTGGCTGAAAAATATAATTTACACTACAATCCAGAAAATGAAATCCTCTCTACAATCGGTGCGACAGAAGCTCTGTCAGCGAGTTTAGTTGCTATTTTGGAGGCTGGGGATACAGTTCTTCTGCCTGCCCCTGCCTATCCTGGTTATGAACCGATTGTCAATATGGTGGGAGCAGATATCGTTGAAATCGATACGACGGCAAATGATTTTGTGTTGACACCTGAGATGTTGGAAGAGGCGATTATTGAGCAGGGGGATAAGCTAAAAGCTGTCATTCTCAACTATCCTGCCAATCCAACAGGTGTGACCTACTCACGTGAGCAGATTCAGGCTTTTGCGGATGTCTTGCGTAAGTATCCTGTCTTTGTCCTATCAGATGAGGTCTATGCGGAGTTGACTTACACTGGTCAGCCTCATACTTCGATTGCGGAGTTTTTGCCAGAACAGACCATTTTGATTCAGGGATTGTCCAAGTCTCATGCCATGACAGGTTGGCGGATTGGCTTGATTATGAGTCAGGCTCCCATCATCGCTCAAATTATCAAGAGCCATCAGTATCTTGTGACAGCGGCGTCAACTGCTATGCAGTATGGTGCGGTTGAGGCCTTGAAAAACGGTAAGGATGATGCTCTTCCGATGCGGGCGGAGTACGTCAAGCGTAGGGATTACATCATCGAGAAGATGACGGACTTGGGCTTTAAAATTATCAAGCCTGATGGAGCATTTTACATCTTTGCAAAAATTCCTGCGGGTTACAATCAAGATTCCTTTAGCTTCTTGCAAGACTTTGCGAGAAAGAAAGCGGTGGCCTTAATTCCGGGTGCGGCCTTTGGTCAATATGGTGAAGGCTATGTGCGAATTTCCTACGCAGCAAGTATGGAAAAGATTCAAACAGCCATGGCTCGTTTGAAGGAATATCTAGAAGAAAATGGAACGAATTGA